The following is a genomic window from Caldicellulosiruptor danielii.
TGGCAACAATAGCGTACACATTTTCCTCGCCACTATTGGATGTGCAGTCAAAAGATTGGACAATACTCTTGTCGTTCTTTTGAGCGTTAAACATACTTGAGTCTTTTGAAGAAATAAAATAGTCAATCTTTCGGATGTCTAAAGACACAACCCTGCTTCGTTTTCTCTGAGCTATTATCTTGTCTATATCTAAATAGTGATTTGTTACAGCATATTCATATTCTATGTTGTAATTACGCGCAAGATAAATTGCACCCCAAATAGTAAGAACTA
Proteins encoded in this region:
- a CDS encoding DUF6106 family protein; translation: MNDVFHEQLIVRKKTSGEKAKQVIIIIGGVLVGLVTFFIPILNTLGPVLLVLTIWGAIYLARNYNIEYEYAVTNHYLDIDKIIAQRKRSRVVSLDIRKIDYFISSKDSSMFNAQKNDKSIVQSFDCTSNSGEENVYAIVANVEGKKTRILFEPNEEIVQAINKFFQKKPYQIYR